A window of Campylobacter cuniculorum DSM 23162 = LMG 24588 contains these coding sequences:
- a CDS encoding helix-turn-helix domain-containing protein codes for MKINFSNSTEKEILEFHKKLSAKIRKLREEKGISQLNLALDIGIKSVAFYSNCENNRYGKHFNLEHLYKICKSLNISFKELFDEID; via the coding sequence ATGAAAATAAATTTTAGTAATTCTACAGAAAAAGAAATTTTAGAATTTCATAAAAAATTATCTGCAAAAATAAGAAAATTAAGAGAAGAAAAAGGAATTTCTCAATTAAATTTAGCCTTAGATATCGGTATAAAATCCGTAGCTTTTTACTCAAATTGTGAAAATAATCGCTATGGAAAACATTTCAATCTTGAACATTTATATAAAATTTGCAAGAGTTTAAATATCAGTTTTAAAGAGCTTTTTGATGAAATTGATTGA
- a CDS encoding amino acid ABC transporter ATP-binding protein: MGILKLEHLYKNYGDIEVLKDINLEIEAKEVAVILGPSGCGKSTLLRCINGLEEFKSGTLYIDNEKITKDFKEWTRMRQKIGMVFQSYELFEHLSVRENILLGPLKVQKRNRDEILKEAKIWLEKVGLAHKIDAYPRELSGGQKQRIAIVRSLCMNPKLMLFDEVTAALDPEIVREVLEVILNLAKEGMTMLIVTHEMGFAKAVADKIVFMDKGQIIEQNTPDNFFKNPYTTRAKRFLNLFDYH; this comes from the coding sequence ATGGGTATTTTAAAATTAGAGCATTTGTATAAAAATTATGGAGATATTGAAGTTTTAAAGGATATTAATTTAGAGATTGAAGCCAAAGAAGTTGCAGTGATTTTAGGACCTAGTGGTTGTGGTAAATCCACGCTTTTGCGTTGCATTAACGGACTTGAAGAATTTAAAAGCGGGACCTTGTATATTGATAATGAAAAAATCACTAAGGATTTTAAAGAATGGACAAGAATGCGTCAAAAAATCGGAATGGTTTTTCAATCTTACGAACTCTTTGAACATTTAAGTGTGCGTGAAAATATACTTTTAGGTCCTTTAAAAGTGCAAAAAAGAAACAGAGATGAAATTCTAAAAGAAGCTAAAATTTGGCTTGAAAAAGTAGGTTTAGCACATAAAATCGATGCTTATCCTAGAGAGCTTAGTGGCGGACAAAAACAAAGAATAGCCATAGTGAGAAGTCTTTGTATGAATCCAAAATTAATGCTTTTTGATGAAGTAACGGCTGCACTTGATCCTGAAATCGTGCGTGAAGTTTTAGAAGTGATTCTTAATCTTGCTAAAGAAGGGATGACCATGCTCATAGTAACACACGAAATGGGTTTTGCTAAAGCGGTTGCAGATAAAATTGTCTTTATGGATAAAGGGCAAATCATAGAGCAAAATACTCCAGATAATTTTTTTAAAAATCCTTATACAACAAGAGCAAAAAGATTTTTAAATTTATTTGATTATCATTAA
- a CDS encoding amino acid ABC transporter permease has translation MLEIFNSTSIYRLFQGLLITLEISFLSILITSFGGLILGILMSLKNRCIYTICRFGLEFVRVMPLLVWLFVVYFGFSRWFGVHFSSVTSAVVVFSIWGCFEMMDLVRSSLQSIPKHQYESASSLGLSKTQSFIYVIIPQAVRRLTPASMNLLTRMIKSTTFAYLIGAVELVKVGQQIIELHNKNDFAPFMIYGVIFIIYFLICYPISLYSKNLEKKWS, from the coding sequence ATGCTTGAAATTTTCAATTCAACAAGCATTTATAGACTTTTTCAAGGACTTTTAATCACGCTTGAAATTTCTTTTTTAAGCATACTCATCACTTCTTTTGGGGGACTTATTTTAGGAATTTTAATGAGTCTTAAAAATCGCTGTATTTATACAATATGCCGCTTTGGACTTGAATTTGTTAGAGTGATGCCCTTGCTTGTATGGCTTTTTGTCGTGTATTTTGGCTTTTCAAGATGGTTTGGTGTGCATTTTAGTTCTGTAACTTCTGCAGTCGTGGTTTTTAGCATTTGGGGTTGTTTTGAAATGATGGATTTGGTGCGTTCTTCTTTACAAAGCATTCCAAAACATCAATACGAATCAGCAAGCTCCTTAGGACTTAGCAAAACTCAAAGCTTTATTTATGTTATCATCCCTCAAGCGGTGCGAAGACTTACGCCTGCGAGTATGAATCTCCTCACGCGTATGATTAAAAGCACAACTTTTGCCTATTTAATTGGTGCAGTAGAGCTTGTAAAAGTTGGACAGCAAATTATAGAATTGCATAATAAAAATGACTTTGCTCCCTTCATGATTTATGGAGTGATTTTTATCATTTATTTTTTGATTTGCTATCCTATCTCTTTGTATTCTAAAAATTTAGAGAAAAAATGGAGTTGA
- a CDS encoding amino acid ABC transporter permease: protein MDLDFMLSTLPAFVKAMWLTIKLSFFGIVFSFIIGLFCVLMGYFKWHFLEKICKIYIEFSRNTPLLIQLFFLYYALPKFGIHLEKIYGLNLLCLSVDESLRPSFACAVVGLSFLGGSYMAESLRAGFEAVRKQQFEAGLSLGFSHFGNLRYIIMPQALNISMPSLSANIIFLIKETSVVSIIALPDLVTLMTSLNSLTYKTNELLLMLFLGYLCIILPLSFILSRVEKRLNYA, encoded by the coding sequence ATGGATTTAGATTTTATGTTAAGCACTCTTCCAGCTTTTGTAAAAGCAATGTGGCTGACTATAAAGCTTAGTTTTTTTGGCATAGTTTTTTCTTTTATCATCGGTTTGTTTTGTGTTTTGATGGGTTATTTTAAATGGCATTTTTTAGAAAAAATTTGTAAAATTTATATTGAATTTTCAAGAAATACTCCCCTATTGATACAACTTTTCTTTTTATATTATGCTTTACCTAAATTTGGCATTCATCTTGAAAAGATTTACGGACTCAATCTGCTTTGTTTAAGTGTCGATGAGAGTTTGCGTCCCTCTTTTGCTTGTGCGGTCGTCGGACTTAGCTTTTTAGGAGGTTCTTATATGGCTGAAAGTTTAAGGGCAGGTTTTGAAGCTGTGAGAAAACAGCAATTTGAAGCCGGGCTTTCTTTAGGCTTTAGTCATTTTGGAAATTTAAGATACATTATCATGCCTCAAGCTTTAAATATCTCTATGCCAAGTTTGAGTGCAAATATTATTTTTTTAATCAAAGAAACTTCTGTAGTCAGTATCATTGCACTACCTGATTTAGTGACTCTAATGACAAGCCTTAATTCCTTAACCTATAAAACAAATGAACTTTTATTGATGCTATTTTTAGGATATTTGTGCATTATCTTGCCCCTATCTTTTATCTTATCGAGAGTAGAAAAAAGGTTAAATTATGCTTGA
- the ctb gene encoding truncated hemoglobin Ctb: protein MKYETINEESIGKLMEIFYEKVRRDKDLSPIFNASVGTSDEEWTAHKAKIGNFWKGMLLGLGDYNGQPLKKHLDLPPFPQEFFGVWLGLFEESLNALYNEEMKNVIFQRANMIASHFQNMLYKFGGH, encoded by the coding sequence ATGAAATACGAAACCATCAACGAAGAATCGATTGGAAAACTTATGGAAATTTTTTATGAGAAAGTGCGAAGAGATAAGGATTTATCTCCTATTTTTAACGCTTCTGTTGGAACAAGCGATGAAGAATGGACAGCTCATAAAGCAAAGATTGGAAATTTTTGGAAAGGAATGCTTTTGGGTCTGGGTGATTATAATGGGCAACCTTTGAAAAAACACCTTGATTTGCCACCTTTTCCGCAAGAATTTTTTGGTGTTTGGCTTGGTCTTTTCGAAGAAAGTCTTAATGCTCTTTATAATGAAGAAATGAAAAATGTGATTTTTCAAAGAGCAAATATGATTGCTTCACATTTTCAAAATATGCTTTATAAATTTGGGGGACATTGA
- the recG gene encoding ATP-dependent DNA helicase RecG, with product MKVKSTDFEFFKKLKIKSVIDLALILPKKIENLNLTPKPNPNEICTQKVQIKSVGFKNNQLFGICECKMWNQELSFVFFNANKWHHSLCKIGAELIFHSKLVFFNQSWQFNNPKILNEAGGFVPKYQIQSIKDSTIKNLIQSYVNFENLKESQIDEKYIHFLLALHAYDEKSFAMFQNLEQFYENLKYIEMYNFLKRLKTKKIQKKSFELEIFDIQTWLENLPFTPTQDQLNAIKDIREDLHSKEAKRRVIMGDVGCGKTLVLLAAALMVYPKQAILMAPTSILASQLFEEAKKLLPEFMNIAFIKGGKKDKGLDAQIQQAHLIIGTHALIYHTGFQAVLVMIDEQHRFGSAQRQKIHSLSSEGELSPHFIQFSATPIPRTLSMIQSELLNFSFIKQMPFKKEIKTFCIKNEDFSKLTEKIKKEISLNHQIIIIYPLVNQSDKIPYLSLEQARAYWESHYDKVFVTHGKDKQKDEILQKFKEEGNILLSTTVVEVGISLPRLSTIVIVGAERLGLATLHQLRGRVGRVGLKSSCYLYTKLKNIPQRLEEFALTMDGFKIAELDLKNRLSGDLIDGLMQHGNEFKFFDFSSDEMILQKVKQDLSKS from the coding sequence ATGAAGGTTAAAAGCACAGATTTTGAATTTTTTAAGAAACTTAAAATAAAAAGCGTGATTGATTTAGCTTTGATTTTACCTAAAAAGATTGAAAATTTAAATCTCACCCCTAAGCCAAACCCGAATGAAATTTGCACTCAAAAGGTTCAAATTAAAAGTGTGGGCTTTAAAAACAACCAACTTTTTGGAATTTGCGAATGTAAAATGTGGAATCAAGAGCTTTCTTTTGTGTTTTTTAATGCGAACAAATGGCATCATAGCCTTTGTAAGATTGGAGCAGAATTGATTTTTCACTCAAAACTTGTTTTTTTCAATCAATCGTGGCAATTTAACAATCCTAAAATTCTCAATGAAGCAGGTGGTTTTGTGCCCAAATATCAAATTCAAAGCATTAAAGACAGCACGATTAAAAATCTCATTCAAAGCTATGTCAATTTTGAGAATTTAAAAGAAAGTCAAATCGATGAAAAATATATCCATTTTCTTTTAGCCCTTCATGCTTATGATGAAAAAAGTTTCGCAATGTTTCAAAATTTAGAACAATTTTACGAGAATTTAAAATACATTGAAATGTATAATTTTCTCAAAAGACTGAAAACAAAAAAAATTCAAAAAAAGAGTTTTGAGCTTGAAATTTTTGACATTCAAACTTGGCTTGAAAACTTACCTTTTACGCCCACACAAGATCAGCTTAATGCAATCAAAGACATTAGAGAAGATTTGCATTCTAAAGAAGCTAAAAGACGCGTGATTATGGGAGATGTGGGCTGTGGAAAAACTTTGGTTTTATTAGCAGCTGCTTTAATGGTTTATCCTAAACAAGCAATTTTGATGGCACCCACAAGCATTTTAGCCTCTCAACTTTTTGAAGAGGCAAAAAAACTTTTGCCCGAATTTATGAATATTGCTTTCATTAAAGGAGGTAAAAAAGATAAAGGCTTAGACGCACAAATCCAACAAGCACACTTAATCATCGGCACACATGCACTCATTTACCACACCGGTTTTCAAGCGGTTTTGGTGATGATTGATGAACAGCATCGTTTTGGTTCTGCACAAAGACAAAAAATTCATTCTCTCTCAAGTGAGGGAGAGTTAAGCCCTCATTTCATCCAATTTTCCGCCACCCCTATTCCAAGAACTCTAAGCATGATACAATCAGAACTTTTAAATTTTAGCTTTATCAAACAAATGCCTTTTAAAAAGGAGATTAAAACATTTTGTATCAAAAATGAGGATTTTTCAAAGCTTACTGAAAAAATCAAAAAAGAAATTTCACTCAATCATCAAATCATCATCATCTACCCTCTAGTGAATCAGAGCGATAAAATTCCTTATTTGTCTTTAGAACAAGCTAGGGCTTATTGGGAGAGTCATTATGATAAGGTTTTTGTAACGCATGGAAAAGACAAGCAAAAAGATGAAATTTTACAAAAATTCAAAGAAGAAGGAAATATCCTCCTTAGCACTACTGTTGTAGAAGTCGGAATTTCCTTGCCCAGATTGAGCACCATTGTGATTGTTGGTGCTGAAAGATTGGGGCTTGCAACCCTACATCAGCTTCGCGGGCGCGTCGGCAGGGTTGGACTTAAAAGCAGCTGTTATCTTTACACCAAACTTAAAAACATTCCACAAAGACTTGAGGAATTTGCTCTGACAATGGACGGCTTTAAGATTGCTGAACTTGACCTTAAAAATCGATTGAGCGGAGACCTTATCGATGGTTTAATGCAACACGGAAACGAATTTAAATTTTTTGACTTTTCTAGCGATGAAATGATTTTACAAAAAGTCAAACAAGATTTATCAAAATCTTGA
- a CDS encoding M16 family metallopeptidase — MQYLEIKKIKIPFIFEENRDFPIIILKLIFKNCGRSFDEVAGLARMFAKLLNEGVDDKFFKNLEFKAINLDANSGFENLEINLSLLKEHKNAAAKALCDLLKNPRFEEKILKRIKLNSLGELASKNSDFDYLAKNLLNSKIFDYKEFQSPNDGDEQSIHSISLNHLKNFHKKHIHLNNLIITLGGDLSLNEGKNFVLKILEGLDKGKTLADKTYHLNSKNQDEILIRKESEQAYIYFAAPFFANFKDEDLHLGKIALFILGQGGFGSRIMEEIRVKRGLAYSAYAMLDMTLSYKRIFGYLQTKNENANEAKNLIREIFKDFIQKGVDETSLNQAKNFIIGNTPLRYESLSKRLALSLSEYYQGLPLGHYKKELEKIQKIELKALNAYIKNHKELLNLTFASIQNEG, encoded by the coding sequence ATGCAATATTTAGAGATTAAAAAAATTAAAATTCCTTTTATTTTTGAAGAAAATAGGGATTTTCCTATTATTATTTTAAAGCTTATTTTTAAAAATTGTGGCAGAAGTTTTGATGAAGTGGCTGGACTTGCAAGAATGTTTGCAAAACTTCTTAATGAAGGTGTTGATGATAAATTCTTCAAAAATTTAGAATTTAAAGCGATTAATTTAGACGCAAATAGTGGTTTTGAAAACTTAGAAATCAATCTTTCTTTACTCAAAGAACATAAAAATGCAGCAGCTAAAGCCTTATGTGATTTGCTTAAAAATCCACGTTTTGAGGAAAAAATTTTAAAGAGAATCAAACTCAATTCTTTGGGCGAACTTGCGAGTAAAAACAGCGATTTTGATTATTTAGCAAAAAATTTACTCAATTCTAAAATTTTTGATTATAAAGAATTCCAAAGCCCTAATGATGGAGACGAACAAAGCATCCATTCTATTTCTCTTAATCATCTTAAAAACTTTCATAAAAAACACATTCATTTAAATAATCTTATCATCACTTTAGGAGGGGATTTAAGTCTTAATGAAGGTAAAAATTTTGTCTTAAAAATCTTAGAAGGGCTTGATAAAGGCAAGACTCTTGCAGATAAAACTTATCATCTTAATTCAAAAAATCAGGATGAAATTCTTATAAGAAAAGAGAGCGAACAAGCTTATATTTATTTTGCAGCACCTTTTTTTGCAAATTTCAAAGATGAGGATTTGCATCTTGGAAAAATTGCACTTTTCATCTTAGGACAAGGCGGATTTGGATCAAGAATTATGGAGGAAATTCGTGTGAAAAGAGGCTTGGCTTATTCAGCCTATGCGATGTTAGATATGACTTTATCCTACAAACGAATTTTTGGATATTTGCAGACCAAAAATGAAAATGCAAACGAAGCTAAAAACCTCATCAGAGAGATTTTTAAAGATTTTATTCAAAAAGGAGTTGATGAAACCAGTCTTAATCAGGCTAAGAATTTTATCATCGGCAACACTCCTTTGCGTTATGAGAGTTTGAGCAAGAGATTGGCTCTTTCATTGAGCGAGTATTATCAAGGTTTGCCATTGGGGCATTACAAAAAGGAGCTTGAAAAAATTCAAAAAATTGAGTTAAAAGCACTCAATGCTTATATAAAAAATCATAAAGAACTCTTAAATTTAACGTTTGCAAGCATACAAAATGAAGGTTAA
- a CDS encoding dehypoxanthine futalosine cyclase, which translates to MKRLDKKEALNLLKNSSLVELGERAYAKKLELHPEKITSFIVDRNINYTNVCCIDCSFCAFYRHHKEDDAYILSFEEIGKKIEELEAIGGTQILFQGGVHPKLKIEWYENLVSWIKEHYPNITIHGFSAVEIAYIAKASKISITEVLQRLKDKGLFSIPGAGAEVLSDRVRKLIAPNKCDTATWLEVHKNAHKIGMKSTATMMFGTLESDEEIIEHLEYLRNLQDETQGFRAFILWSFQSENTKLIQDYPQIQKQSSNKYLRLLAIARLYLDNFKNLQSSWVTQGSLIGQLALKFGANDLGSTMMEENVVSAAGASYKMNQDEMIRLIRNLGEVPAKRNTAYEILERF; encoded by the coding sequence TTGAAAAGACTTGATAAAAAAGAAGCTTTAAATTTGCTTAAAAATAGCTCTTTAGTTGAACTTGGAGAAAGAGCTTATGCAAAAAAACTAGAACTTCATCCTGAAAAAATCACGAGTTTTATTGTGGATAGAAATATTAATTATACCAATGTTTGTTGTATTGACTGCTCTTTTTGTGCTTTTTATCGCCATCATAAAGAAGATGATGCTTATATTTTAAGTTTTGAAGAAATAGGCAAAAAAATCGAGGAATTAGAAGCCATAGGCGGGACGCAAATTCTATTTCAAGGTGGAGTGCATCCTAAGCTTAAGATAGAATGGTATGAAAATTTGGTTTCTTGGATAAAAGAGCATTACCCTAATATCACTATACATGGCTTTTCTGCGGTTGAGATTGCTTATATTGCCAAAGCTTCTAAAATTTCTATCACCGAAGTTTTGCAAAGACTTAAAGATAAGGGGCTTTTTTCAATTCCCGGAGCGGGGGCTGAAGTATTAAGCGATAGAGTAAGAAAACTCATTGCTCCGAACAAATGTGATACAGCCACTTGGCTTGAAGTGCATAAAAATGCTCATAAAATCGGTATGAAAAGCACAGCTACAATGATGTTTGGAACCTTAGAAAGCGATGAAGAGATTATAGAACATTTAGAATATTTACGCAATTTACAAGATGAAACGCAAGGATTTAGAGCTTTTATCTTATGGTCTTTTCAAAGTGAAAACACCAAACTCATTCAAGATTATCCTCAAATTCAAAAACAAAGCTCAAACAAATATCTAAGACTCCTCGCAATTGCAAGGCTTTATTTGGATAATTTTAAAAATTTACAAAGCTCTTGGGTCACGCAGGGCTCTTTAATAGGACAACTTGCTTTGAAATTTGGAGCCAATGATTTGGGTTCAACAATGATGGAGGAAAATGTCGTTTCTGCAGCTGGAGCGAGTTATAAAATGAATCAAGATGAAATGATAAGATTGATTAGAAATTTAGGTGAAGTTCCTGCTAAACGCAATACAGCTTATGAAATTTTGGAAAGGTTTTAA
- a CDS encoding DUF4043 family protein, translating into MLNELNKINLNQWKENPNISVEIATIIEKASWQRSPFEPLVGRGQDRGIRTYLTKNGEPFRPRLKAALTGDGVEGNTDFEANLDNLEILSQTIYPKIVGNALKSQVKHYQSMEQIDFIKESVQSLTDWITNKRDRNFITALSNDLSNAVICDSASSFKDTTSEASVQEASKKIVKGDVCNVKALRRAIMMARSGINYQGKDAYPLKPIRSATHTLNGLNVQNYSYIILLDTYQINQLKNDPEWIAMQKVGVRGDKNNLFTGLIGLIDECPVLDMGVWTDTQVGLLNSEVSEASFRANINPANVSNITPPSDYAGTQPVSIGFLIGASALVMVGSDKVNFYIDEAQDAGRKILCGCDRLLAIAKAKFETTQGILSPYSNTDFATIGIISSKE; encoded by the coding sequence ATGTTAAACGAACTCAATAAAATCAATCTCAATCAATGGAAAGAAAACCCAAATATCAGCGTTGAGATTGCAACCATCATCGAAAAGGCAAGTTGGCAAAGAAGCCCTTTTGAGCCTTTAGTAGGACGCGGACAAGATAGAGGCATAAGAACTTATCTTACTAAAAATGGAGAGCCTTTTAGACCGCGTTTAAAAGCCGCTTTAACAGGCGATGGCGTTGAGGGTAATACAGACTTTGAAGCGAATTTGGATAATTTAGAGATACTCTCTCAAACAATTTATCCTAAAATCGTCGGCAATGCGTTAAAATCACAAGTGAAGCATTATCAAAGTATGGAGCAAATTGATTTTATCAAAGAAAGCGTGCAAAGTTTGACTGATTGGATTACGAATAAAAGAGATCGCAATTTTATCACAGCTTTAAGCAATGATTTAAGCAATGCGGTTATTTGCGATAGTGCAAGCTCTTTCAAAGATACAACAAGTGAAGCGAGTGTGCAAGAGGCGAGTAAAAAAATCGTTAAAGGTGATGTGTGCAATGTCAAGGCTTTAAGACGTGCGATAATGATGGCAAGAAGTGGCATTAATTATCAAGGCAAAGACGCGTATCCGTTAAAACCGATACGCTCTGCAACGCATACGCTTAATGGCTTAAATGTGCAAAATTATTCTTATATCATCTTACTTGATACCTATCAAATCAATCAGCTTAAAAACGATCCGGAGTGGATTGCGATGCAAAAAGTCGGTGTTCGTGGTGATAAAAATAATCTTTTTACCGGACTTATCGGGCTCATTGATGAATGTCCAGTTTTGGATATGGGCGTTTGGACAGATACGCAAGTGGGACTTTTAAACAGCGAAGTGAGTGAAGCGAGTTTTAGGGCAAATATCAATCCCGCAAATGTCTCAAACATCACCCCGCCGAGTGATTACGCAGGAACACAACCCGTTTCAATCGGTTTTCTCATCGGTGCATCTGCTCTTGTAATGGTGGGCAGTGATAAGGTGAATTTTTATATCGATGAAGCACAAGACGCGGGACGCAAGATTTTATGCGGATGTGATAGACTTTTAGCCATTGCAAAAGCAAAATTTGAAACCACTCAAGGCATTTTAAGCCCTTATTCAAATACAGACTTTGCAACCATCGGCATTATTTCAAGCAAAGAATAA
- a CDS encoding terminase large subunit domain-containing protein, with the protein MTKNNPALKELALRELARRDLKTFLKLKWQRYNKAVFLDNWHFDYLCKILEHTLPFKTKNPLTRLMINMPPSYGKTETIARTFIAWALAQDRKRKFIYISYSDELCKKISNQVRDLLKSGFMQSIFKEKFHFLQDNSSEFILQEGGGLFVTTLKSAITGFHAHQILIDDPIKVSEMVSKTARNLVNQNFKESVLSRLQDNQSNITILMQRLGYEDLCGFLLDEKNFKQEIIKQWHIITLSALNDTEETYKIANFSYTRAKNEALFPKRHNLKELQSLKLQMGDDEFSTQYLQIPQASESGFFESVYFKEIASYEVGLCKDYIFIDNAQSLNVKADNRAIVVVGVENFKESARYVVKNCFYGIWDEEQTIRHIIQTLLSYPKASCFIESDGGGLTLHRLLLKEIVRVNETLKSKNEELITNTIKTYTPSRKISKVEKIKALKPFYNTGYLVFLHNAFGLNQIKKELLAFNPEKPFRKDDCIDAIASALAHNEVIAPPKEHIELNKTRIKSLPKWRI; encoded by the coding sequence ATGACTAAAAACAATCCCGCTTTAAAAGAACTTGCTTTAAGAGAGTTAGCAAGACGCGATCTCAAAACCTTTTTAAAGCTTAAATGGCAAAGGTATAATAAAGCGGTGTTTTTGGATAACTGGCATTTTGATTATTTATGCAAGATTTTAGAACACACTCTGCCGTTTAAGACAAAAAACCCGCTGACGCGTTTAATGATCAACATGCCCCCTTCCTATGGTAAAACAGAAACTATCGCAAGAACATTTATAGCGTGGGCTTTGGCTCAAGATAGAAAGCGTAAATTTATTTATATCTCTTACAGCGATGAACTTTGCAAAAAAATCTCTAATCAAGTCCGCGATCTTTTAAAATCTGGCTTTATGCAAAGCATTTTTAAAGAAAAATTCCATTTTTTGCAAGATAATTCAAGTGAGTTTATTTTACAAGAAGGCGGAGGGCTTTTTGTAACCACTTTAAAAAGTGCGATTACAGGTTTTCATGCACATCAAATTCTCATCGATGATCCGATCAAAGTGAGCGAAATGGTGAGTAAAACGGCAAGAAACCTTGTTAATCAAAATTTTAAAGAAAGCGTTTTAAGCCGTTTGCAGGATAATCAAAGCAATATAACCATTTTAATGCAAAGGCTAGGTTATGAAGATTTATGCGGTTTTTTGCTTGATGAAAAGAATTTTAAACAAGAGATTATTAAACAATGGCACATCATCACTTTAAGTGCATTAAACGATACAGAAGAAACCTATAAAATCGCTAATTTTTCTTATACAAGGGCAAAAAATGAGGCTCTTTTTCCTAAAAGGCATAATCTTAAAGAGCTTCAAAGCTTAAAGCTTCAAATGGGCGATGATGAGTTTAGCACTCAATATTTACAGATTCCTCAAGCAAGTGAGAGCGGATTTTTTGAGAGCGTATATTTTAAAGAGATAGCAAGTTATGAAGTGGGTTTGTGTAAAGATTATATTTTTATCGATAATGCACAAAGTCTTAATGTCAAGGCTGATAATAGAGCGATTGTGGTTGTAGGTGTTGAAAATTTTAAAGAAAGCGCACGTTATGTGGTGAAAAACTGCTTTTATGGCATTTGGGATGAAGAGCAAACAATAAGGCATATCATTCAAACGCTTTTAAGCTATCCAAAAGCCTCGTGTTTTATAGAAAGCGACGGCGGGGGCTTAACCTTGCATCGTCTGCTTTTAAAAGAGATTGTAAGAGTGAATGAAACGCTTAAAAGTAAGAATGAAGAGCTCATTACTAACACGATTAAAACTTACACGCCGTCAAGAAAAATCAGCAAAGTCGAAAAAATCAAAGCCTTAAAACCCTTTTATAACACCGGCTATCTCGTGTTTTTACATAATGCATTTGGCTTAAACCAAATCAAAAAAGAACTCTTAGCCTTTAACCCCGAAAAACCTTTTAGAAAAGATGACTGCATTGACGCGATAGCTTCGGCTTTGGCTCATAATGAAGTCATTGCTCCCCCAAAAGAACACATAGAACTAAATAAAACGCGCATTAAAAGCCTTCCAAAATGGAGGATTTAA
- a CDS encoding CopG family antitoxin, which produces MKKEYDFSKAIKNPYVDKSLKRQITINLNAKVLDYFKEMAEKKGIPYQTLINIFLNDCVDKKLDIAVIQKP; this is translated from the coding sequence ATGAAAAAAGAGTATGATTTTTCAAAAGCCATTAAAAACCCCTATGTTGATAAAAGCCTTAAAAGGCAAATAACGATTAATTTAAACGCAAAAGTGCTTGATTATTTTAAAGAAATGGCTGAAAAAAAGGGCATACCCTATCAAACTCTTATCAACATTTTTTTAAATGATTGCGTGGATAAAAAACTTGATATTGCCGTTATTCAAAAGCCTTAA
- a CDS encoding BrnT family toxin, whose product MTYEWDEVKAQLNIAKHGVSFDEAKSVFNDECALVMFDEEHSSDEERFLLLGQSIKERILLVVHCYKQGDIIRIISARKATKKEKKQYKERL is encoded by the coding sequence ATGACTTATGAATGGGATGAAGTCAAAGCACAGCTTAACATCGCAAAGCACGGCGTGAGTTTTGATGAGGCAAAAAGCGTCTTTAATGATGAATGTGCTCTTGTTATGTTTGATGAAGAACACTCAAGCGATGAAGAAAGATTTTTGCTTTTAGGACAAAGTATAAAAGAAAGGATTTTGCTTGTTGTGCATTGTTATAAGCAAGGCGACATCATTCGCATTATTTCAGCAAGAAAAGCCACCAAAAAGGAAAAAAAGCAATACAAGGAGAGATTATGA